The following nucleotide sequence is from Alteromonas sp. V450.
CCAAGCGACTTATCAATCAGGCCTTTTATGAAATTTCTGACGAGATAGCCGGCTCTACAGAAGCGCTAATTCGGCCAAAGTTAGGCATTATGTTAGAAGTGCCATCGGTCCTTTATCAACTTCCACAGTTAGCTAAACATGTGGATTTCTTTTCTGTGGGAAGTAACGATTTAACACAGTACCTGCTAGCGGTAGACAGAAATAATACGCGTGTGGCAGGGTTGTATAACAGTTATCATCCTGCCGTATTAGGTGCCTTATATGACGTAATACGTAAAGCTGATCAAAACCAAGTGCCCGTGACTATATGCGGCGAGATTGCAGGTGAACCTGCTGGAGCGCTTTTGCTAATGGGTATGGGTTATCGTCGATTAAGTATGAACGGCTTTAATTTGAGAAAAATAAACTGGCTTATCAGAAAAGTCACGTTGGATGAATGTAAGCAATTACTGTCATTGGCGCTCACCTCTGTTAGTCAAGAAGAAGTCTTTGTGCACTTGAATCAATATCTAGAAACCAAGGGCCTGGGAGGCCTAATCCGGGCAGGTGCATAGGGAATGGATCCATTTGTTGTAATAATTGTAAGCTGTCTAGCTTTAGGCTCTGTTGTTGGTATTCTTGCCGGTATGTTGGGCATCGGTGGTGGTTTAATTATCGTACCGGCGCTATCATACTTACTTATTCACTTTCTGGGCATGACCACCGAAACGGTTATGCCCGTTGCTATCGCCACCTCGTTATCTACCATCATTTTTACGGGAATGTCATCTGCTCGTGCCCATTATCAATTAGGCAATATCCAGTTAAATATTGTACTTTACACGGGGTTGGGTATAGCGTTTGGCGCTTTTGCCGGCGCGCAGGTAGCGAGCCATATTTCAGGTGAACTGCTAAAAAATGTGTTCGCCGTATTAGTCATATTGATTGCGCTACAGATGATATTTGGCAAGCAGAAAGCCTCGAATAATGAAGCATCCAAAGGGGCGCTGGCGGCTGTGGGAGGAGGAGCAGGGCTTCTCAGTGCACTTATGGGTATTGGTGGCGGTGCTTTATTGGTACCCGCACTAGTATGGTTTCGTGTTAATGTACGTGCTGCCATAGGCTGTGCCGCATTTTGCGGGCTTGTTATTGCTGTATTTGGTACCACCAGTTTTGTTGTTACTGGATGGGGTGAGACAGACGTACCAGAATACAGCATGGGCTATGTGTATCTACCTGCAACAGCTGGTATTGTAGCCACGTCTATGTTCACCGCAAATATCGGTGCAAAACTTGGGCAGCGAGTAAATGTTCGCGTATTGAAAGCGATGTTGGCGTGTTTGCTTGTCTTAGTGAGCATCAGAATGATTTTAGGAATTGAATAAAGTAATGGAACAGAGCAGTTATCTGGTATTTCCCAGTATCGACCCCGTTATCTTCAGTATCGGTCCGTTAAGTGTACGCTGGTACGGCTTAATGTATTTAGTGGGCTTTATTGCCGCTTATTTGTTGGCACAAAAGCGCCTTTCACAGACGAACTGGAGCCGAGAGCAGTTAAGCGACCTGCTTTTTTGGAGCTTTGTGGGGGTTATTTTAGGCGGACGCATAGGCTACGTGCTTTTTTATCAGTTTGGCATGTTTCTCGACGACCCTCTGTACCTGTTTAGGATCTGGGCGGGCGGAATGTCTTTCCATGGCGGATTGTTGGGCGTGCTCGCAGCTCTTTTCTGGCGTGCCAAGTGCATGAATACGACTTTCCTTCGTTTAGGTGACTTCGTTGCACCGCTAGTGCCCATAGGCTTGGGGGCAGGTAGGATCGGCAACTTTTTAAACGCTGAATTGTGGGGGCGCAGCACCGACGTACCTTGGGCGGTCATCTTCCCTAACGCGGGTAATGTTCCTCGCCATCCCTCGCAGCTTTATGAGTTTGCGCTAGAAGGCGTATTGCTCTTTATAATCCTTTGGCTTTATTCTGCTAAAAAGCGTCCGGTAGGAGCGGTCAGTGGTTTGTTCTTACTTGGCTACGGGAGTTTCCGATTTATTGTTGAGTATTTCAGAGAGCCCGACGCACATATTGGCTTATATCAAATGGGACTAAGCCAAGGGCAACTTCTTTGTTTACCTATGATAGCTTTAGGAATAGGATTAATAGTCCGTGCTTACATGCGCGGAAAAGACCATGTTGAACAGCAAAAAATATAAGAATAACGATGAAAGAATATCTCGCTCTAATGCGCCATGTACGTGATACGGGTGTGAAAAAGGAAGATCGAACTGGTACAGGTACGTTAAGTGTATTCGGTTATCAGATGCGTTTTAATCTTCAGGAAGGTTTCCCTTTGGTGACAACGAAGAAATGTCACCTTAAATCAATCATTCACGAGCTACTATGGTTTCTTAAGGGCGAAACAAATATCGCTTATTTGAAAGATCACGGTGTGAGTATTTGGGACGAGTGGGCTACCGAAGAAGGCGAGCTTGGCCCTGTTTATGGTCATCAGTGGCGTAGTTGGGATCGCGGTGACGGCACATCGGTAGACCAAATTGCCGAAGTGGTTGAGCAAATCAAAAACAATCCAGACTCTCGCCGACTTATTGTTAGCGGCTGGAACCCTGCGGTACTCCCTGATACTAATTACTCTCCCAAAGAAAATGCAGCGATGGGCAAGCAAGCATTGCCCCCCTGTCATACACTTTTCCAGTTTTACGTATTAGACGGTAAGCTTAGCTGCCAACTTTACCAACGAAGCGGCGACATTTTCTTGGGCGTGCCATTTAACATTGCCAGCTACGCTCTGTTAACCATGATGATGGCCCAAGTATGTGACCTAGAGCCCGGCGATTTCATTCATACGCTAGGCGATGCACATTTGTATTCAAATCATCTTGAGCAAGTAGATTTGCAGCTAAGTCGTGAACCGTTTGCTCGTCCAACCATGGAAATCAATCCAAAGGTTAAGGACATTTTTGGGTTTTCTTATGACGACTTTACGTTGAAAAACTATCAGTCACATCCACACATTAAAGCCCCCGTTGCCATTTAAGGAGTTACCATGAGTACGCCTGTACTTATTTGCGATGACTCTGGCTTCGCACGACGCCAAATGGCCCGAAGCATACCCGACGAGTGGGATGTTGCTATCTCGTTTGCCGAAAACGGCCAGCAAGCACTTGACCTAATTCGTCAAGGGAAGGGCGATGTGGTGTTCCTCGACCTAAATATGCCTGTAATGGATGGTTACCAAACCATGGAGGCGATTCGTCAGAACGATTTACCTTGTCTTGTTATTGTTGTATCGGGCGATGTGCAAGAAAAAGCACGGGAAAGAATGCTAGGACTCGGGGCGCTTGACTTCATTCGTAAGCCTATCGACAACCAGAAGCTCACACATATTCTGTCTTCATATGGACTGTACAACGGCGAAGGTCATGCGTCGGACGAAACGCACTCTGACGCAGCCAATGTAAATATCAGTTTGGCGGACAAGCTCGATGCGTGCAGAGAAATGGTTAATGTTGCCATGGGACGGGCTGGAGAAAACCTTGCCCAGCTTTTGGGCGAGTTTATAGATTTACCTATTCCCAATTTAAATCTAATAGAAAGCAATGAGCTTTCGATGGCGATTGCTGAAATTAATCGAAATGACAGTGTTTCTGCGGTGTCGAAAGGCTTTGTCAGTAATGGGATTAGTGGAGAAGCTATCGTCATTTTCAACGATACAAATTCACAAAATATTGTTGAGTTATTGAAATACCCTACCGATGACGCGTCTGAAAAGTTTGCATTAGAAGCATTAATGGATGTCTCTAATATTCTGATTGGCGCCTGTTTAAATGGGCTGTCAGAGCAGCTTAGGGTGACGTTTAGTCATACCCATCCTGTGCTCCTTGGGCGGCACCAAGGGTTGTCGACGCTCCTAAGTGACAATGTGCAGCAATGGGGTAAATTGATGGCAATTGAGATAGGTTACGCAGTGAAAGCGAAAGATATCGCTTTTGACTTATTGCTGCTCTTTCCTGGCGACGCAATGCATCATATATATACACGCCTTCTAAACGAAGGTACTGAAAGGGGATAAACCATGTTTCAGATTACGCCAGCGGAGGGCGGTACAACCCAAACAGCTTCAGCCGTTATTCCTGACGGCTTACTTGACTCGATCGAAGTAGGCATAGCGGTAATTGATAAAAATTTTAGCGTGGAAATCTGGAACAAATTTCTGGAAAATCATAGTGGAAAACACGCATCTGGCATTGTGGGTGATAGTCTTTTTAAGCATTTTTCGGATATCGACGAAAACTGGTTACGCTCGAAGGTAGAGCCCGTTTTTAATTTGAATAGCCCTGTATTTATAATATGGGAGCAGCGTCCATATTTATTTAAATTTTCCTGCAACAGGCCCGTAACCTGTGCAGCGCAATACATGTATCAAAACGTTACCATGTTTCCAATAGCTAACGCTTCTGGGGAGGTAGAGCGTTTTTGTATGCTGGTTTACGATGTGACAGAACAGGCGCTTGGGAAGCTAGGTATGGCACATCTAAACCAAGAGCTTAAAATTGCGAGTCGTATAGATGGGCTGACGGGGTTGTATAATCGACGGTATTGGCAGGAACGCTTTGATGAAGTGTATAAACTGTGCCAACGGCGTGACAAACCCAGTACTGCGGTTATGTTAGATATCGACCATTTTAAACGTATTAATGACACCTATGGCCATCAAGCTGGCGACAAAGTTATCAAAATGCTTGCCGCTTTAATCAAACGCTGTGTGCGAGAAACCGATTTAGCCGGCCGGTATGGTGGCGAAGAGTTTGCCATTATTTTAACAGACTCCACTGTGGAAAATGCGAAATCAGTGGCTGAGCGTATTAGAGTGCTCGCACAACGCCTAGTGGTGGAGCATGAAGAACAGCAGATTTCTTTTACTGTCAGCCTAGGGTTAGCCCAGTTTGATAAAAAAAGTCAAAGCGCTATGGCTTGGTTAGAAGAAGCGGACCAAGCGCTTTATGAAGCAAAAGAAAATGGCCGCAACCAATCTTGTATTAAATAATAACGGCGCACTAAACGCCTTAAAGTGCCAGTTTTAAGGTGTTTTTCAATTCTTGAAATGTCACTGGCTTTACCAAATGGTACCGGACGCCCGCGTTCAACGATGCAACTTTGTCGTTTCTATGCGCATTGGCGGTAAGCGCAATAATGGGCAAGTCTGGATGTTTTTCTTTCATAATTTTAGCTACGTCTAGGCCACTCATATCAGGCAAGTTGATATCCAGTAAAACACAATCAAACTGTGTCTCATTAGATCTGCTAATGGCATCGTCACCCGTATAGCTTACGGTTACGTCATGACCCATACATTGCAGCATATACTCTACCATTTCTGCGTTAATGGGCTCATCTTCCACTACCAGCACGTGTGATTTGGACACCTCTTTTAATATTCTCATTTTGTTTGTATTGATGTGGTGAAGCGTATCGATGAAACGCTGTCTATCAATGGGTTTAACAAAGCTCTGAAAAATGGGAAGGTCGCTGCTAGCAATGATATTCGCAATATCAGGTGTGGACGACAGCACTACTACCGGTGGCGTTCTTTCTCCATATATAGCATGCAGTGTTTTTACAAGTTCGAGGCCATTCATCCCAGGCATATACAGGTCGGCAATAATGGCATTGAATTGCAAAATGTCTTCATGAAGTGCAAGCAAGCTTGCGCCTGAGGAAAAAGACCGAGCGGCATAACCTTCAGAAGTCACAATTGACTGAAGGTGTAAGCGAGATATTTCAAGGTCATCTACTATCGCGAATTTACCGTTAGAAGGCGTAACTTCGATGCTGGCAGGAGAACTTAACGGTTTAATTGGAATTCGAACAGTGATTTCTGTACCCACGCCTACCGTGCTGTTGACATGAATAGTTCCATCAAGATTATCAATATTATTTTTCACAACACTGAGCCCGATTCCTGCACCAGGGAAACGTTCACCTGAAACATGGTCGCCGCGAAAAAAATTTTCAAACATTTTGGCTTGTGTGGGAGCGTCTATGCCTACTCCGGTGTCGTTTATAACAACTTTTAAGAATATTCGTTTGTCGTTGACCTCAGTAGTGGCATTGATGTCAATAAGCCCTGTGGAGGTAAATTTAACCGCATTATCTAAAATATTCACAATCACTTTAGACACAGCAATAGGATCTGTTTCTACATACTGCGGCACGCTATGGCTACAGTGCATATTAAGTTCAAGTTTCTTATCTTTCACGCGCACCGAAAATGGCGAAATTGATTCATCGAGTAAGCTTATTAAGTCTACGCGCGTAAAGTTCATCTCTTCATGGGTATTGCTCGATAAAATTTCAGTGAGGTTATTTGTCAAATTAAGCAATCTGTAACTGGACTGTTCGGCCTGTTGTAGTAGCCGAGTTCGTTGATTTTCCATATTAGGGATCAGTTCCAGCGCACTGATAATTGCGCTAATGGGCGCGCGGAACTCGTGGCTTATTAACCGTAAAAATTGATTTTGCTTGAGTAGCGCCTTATCGCCTTTTCTGCGAAGTAATCGCGTTTGACCGTTACGTGTTGATTTTGTTAAACGGGGAACAGCGTTACGGTTGAAGGCCGCTATTAACACAGCACTGATGAGCGCCATGAACACAGTTAAGGTGAAAAGTTGTAAACGCAAGGCTAATGTTCCAGCTTGTTCTGCAAGCGTTCTTTTTTCATCATCAATGACAAAAAGCAGCGGCGATAAACTGAATGGAACACTAAAATAATCTATGCGTTTATCAGCAGGAGATAATGCGAGCGTATTGAGTAAATTCAATGTGTCGACATTGATACGGTATGCAGAGTCGGAGGGTAAACCGTTCACGAGAGCCTTAAATTTATCAAGCTCAAGCAAAGAAAGTGTCAATGTTTGGTTGTACTTTTTGTTGAATCTGTCGTTGACCAAAGAAAACGCGTCTCTATAGATAGCCTGAAGAGCAGGCGCTGCATCGGATAAATTGGATGTTATGAGTGTTAAGCGTTTATTTTCGATATCAAGAAGGGCTGAGGAAGCTCTATCTCCGTCGTTTATTTTATCCGTGAACTGAGAAAGCTGATGCGACGTAAAAAATAAACACACGCAGGCGAGTATACCTATGGATACAAATCCAGCCTGAAACCAAGTCGAAGGGGAAATTACCAGGGGCTGTTTAGTGATTACCTTATCTTTCGGCTGACGTTGGTCTTGCAAAGTGCTTCCTTAGCTGTACATTTACTCACCTTTTAAATGTAGATGTTTGCTCCGAGCTTGCAAGGTTCAGTGCGATTTTGTCGCGGCGGTTTCGACGGTTTTAATATGATGTCGTATTGAATACAAAAAAAGTAAACTGGGTATCACCATTAAAGCGGTGAGAATGAAAAACAAGCTCCAGTTTCCCTGCATAGCGTCGACCACGAACCCGCTGCTTGATGCCACTAGTGTTCTCCCGGCTACGCTGAGCGATGCCATAAGCGCATATTGCGTGGCGCTGAATGCGCGATTGCAGAGCAACGAAATAAAGGCAACCATAGCAACCGTGCTCCATGCGCCGGTAAATCCGTCAACTATTACGGTAAATGCTAAAAGTGCTGTAGATGGTCCTGTTTGCGCAATCGCTGCGAAAAGTAAGTTAGAGGCGGCCATCGCAATTCCAGCAACCATTAACCCACGATAAATGCCATAGCGAATGTTGACGACACCACCTAAAAGCGAAAACAAAATGGTTACCCACCAGTTAAGCAATTTGGAATAGGTTGCAATGTCGCTGTTTGAGAACCCCACTTCTTTGTAAAAAACAATACTCATCCTTCCAAGAAATGCTTCGCCTATTTTAAAGAGAAAAATAAATAGTAAAAACGAGACGGCTAATTTAACGCCATTTCGATTAAAAAACTCAGAAAACGGTGCGACGATAGTAGTGTGAAACCAGTGTAGGAGGGCACTGCGACTGCTATTGCTTGTTTCTGTTGATATTTCACTGAGTAGCGCCTCCCTATCTATATCGGGCTCAGTAGCAAAAAGCGTTGAAAACGCGAGAAGCAGCATTATGCCACCTAATAACAAATATATATCAGGCCAAGACCAAGACGTGAGATCGGCCAAAAAGAATGGTATAGCGCCTAGACCACCATAGCCCGTCCACCAGCCTGCGGTTGCAACTGACGACGCAGCTGACATACCGTCACTATCATTTACAGCAATGCAGTCGATTCTGAATCCGTCGATTGCAATATCTTGCGTAGCCGATGCTATTGCAATCAATAACCCAACAAGGGCTACGGTAAATAAGTGATCACTTGCTGTTAATTGAGACATAACAATGCATAACGCCGCTAGGCAAAGTTGCATTGAAAATATCCAACCTTTGCGCAGACCCAAAAAAGGAGGCTTGAGTTTGTCGACGAGGGGAGACCACAAAAAATTAAAGCTGTAAGTAGCGAAAATAATGCCGAACAGACCAATAGCAGAACGAGACAGCCCTTCATCTTTCAGCCAAGCTGATAACACAGAGCTTATCATTATCCAGGGGAAGCCGCTTGAAATGCCAAATAAGAAAATACTGGCAAAGCGTTTGTCGTTGAAGGATTGTAATACAGAAAACAAAAAGACCAGCCCCATGACTGCTGTAAAAGCAATATTGAGCCATTAAAGCTGTAGAATAGCAATATAATTAAGGGCGAATACCCACACAGTCCAGAGGGCAGTGTCCGGCGCCTTCAAGGTATTTGGTACAATTGGTGAGTTCATCTACGAGATACTGGTCGTGTTTAAGCTTCTCTTCACCCCAGTAATGAACTTGGTGCAGCAGGTGCCAGAATACGCGCTCTTTTTGTGTGTAGGGTTGGGTGAGGGTGTAATCAATTTGCCCCCACTCTTCCATACAGTCCCAAAAAAAGAGTTCGAGTTCGTCAATTGGGAGCTCATTTTGCCAGAATGCTCTCAGGTAAAAGCAAAGTTGCTTTGCTTTACTGTCTACAAATTCTTGAACATTCACAAATCAAACAACCATTTTGTGTTCACTAAACGTATTATAGTTCATAACCGTGTGACTGCGTATTCTCAAAGGCTACTTTTACAACTGATATATCCATACCGTTGTTTTGTTTATGTATTTAGCGTAATGCTGATGTTGACGAATTACCAGCCTAAATGACGTGTCCAGCCGAGGATACTGTTTGTAAGCATTTGATTTGAAAAGTTTTTGTTTTTCTGCTTTATACTAAAGGTTAACGTTTTACCTGGAAGTTTAACCTGTCTGTAGTGTAACTTTAGTTCAACTTTTGACCGGTTTTGTCGTTTGTAGTCGGTGCTGCCAGCCCAGTCATTGAAACCTCCTAAGGCAATATCCAAAACCGGATAATCAGATTGTGATATTAATTTTATAACTAAGTTATTGTTTTCTCTCTGTGGCCAAAACGGAGAAATAGCGACTAAGCTGTCAGGTTGAAGAGCTTCCTGAACATTTACCGCATTCATATAGGCCCCAGCGAGCATACCTTGCACAATAACCAGGCGATAACCCTGTCTGTCTTGCAGATAATTGTTCAACGAAGTTATGTGCGACGTAAGTGCCATGGTTACTGAATCAAAGTTATATGCTTGGGTTGAAACATCGCTCTGTGGGTGTACCGGTAACGCATTTTCATTACCTGTATTTTGATCCTGAGTTACCAGATCTGCATCTTTAGAAAGTGTAACAGCCACCGGAAAGTCAAATGGGCTGATGATCACATTCCAACCTTTTTGAGCCAGTTGGTTTGCCATAATATTGGCTTGAGAAATAGTAATGCTTGACGGAAACGGCTCTGAAAAAATGACGGCAGTCCCCAATGAAAGAGGGGTTTGAGATGCAATCTCTATAATTGGGTTTGATGATTCTCCTACCATGAGTGTTTTAACTTCATCTGGAGGGAATGCATGCCTGATATCAGTGTAAAAGTCGCATTGCGCCGCTGGTGTACACAACAAACATGTAAAATATAACAGCGTTACAAATAATCTTGGCAACATGTAAGACTTTTCACCTGAGTTAAATCAAACTACTTCACTAAGAACCCTTCTCTTTTTTACTTATCGGCCGAGTTAAAAATTGCTTAAGCCGCTATTTATTGTCTAGCGTCATACAAGAATAATTTATAACGCAGTTGGGCTGTGTCGACTAAATGGGATAGAGGTCTGAAAATTTAAAACAGTGTTATGTGTAGGGTGAGTGAAGCTTAAGCTCTCAGCATGAAGCTGTAAGCGGGCTGCCATGGATAGCGCCTCTTCATGGGCATAGAGTCTATCCCCTAAAATAGGGTGACCTAGAGCAAGCATATGCACGCGCAGTTGGTGAGAACGACCGGTAATAGGATAAAGAGCAACTAAAGAGTAGGGCAATCCTTTTTCATCTAACGTACGCTCAATGACGTTAAAGTGCGTTACAGCTTTTTTACCCCGCTCGAAGTCAACCATTTGCTTTGGCCTGTTTGGCCAGTCGCAAATAAGGGGGAGGTTAACTTCTCCGCTGTCTTGTTCTACATGCCCATGAACTCGGGCGAAGTAACGTTTTTTAGTTTGCCGAAGCTCAAACTGTTTCGAGATATGGCGATGGCTATCTTTATTGAGCGCCAGCACCAAAATACCTGAAGTCGCCATGTCTAAGCGATGTACTACTGTGGCGGTGGGATAAACACGGTTCACCCGGCTGATCAGCGAGTCGCGGTGTTCTAGTGCTTTGCCCGGAACGCTCAATAGCCCGCTAGGTTTATGCGCAACCACCATGTCCTCATCTTGATACAAAATATCAAGATAAGGTGTCATTGGTGGGTTATAAACAAAACTTGGGTTCGCCATTATGTACTCGTTACTTCACCGTCGCTTTTGAATGTTTAACCTATTAAGGTTATGGGTTATTTACAACAATACGAATGGCGTCCAGCTGAACGTCTGCATCCTGAATAACTTTATCAAGGGCGTTCATTTGCGTTTCGATAAACTCAATTTCGCTGTCACGTACTGCTGGGTTACGCTTTTGAAGATCGCGTAAGCGCTGTATTTCTTCGTTAAGCGTGCTGTGCATACTGTTAAGTGCATCGTGTTGTTTTTGGTTCGCTTGTTGATGGGCCAGCTTACGCGCCTTTTCAATGGCAAGCTCAAGCGGCTGTTGCAAGGCTTTTAAAAGCTGAGCCGAGATCTTACGTCCAATTTTACGCTTAACGTCGAAGCTTAATTCAGACGGATTCCCTTGCGCATCTAAACACACTCGCACCGGTGTTTGAGGTAAAAAACGGCCTAACTGAAGCGCTTTAGGGGCTTGTGCCTGCAGCACAAACAGCGCTTCAACCCAATAAGCGCCTTTTGGCAAAGACGGCTCGGCAATGAAGCCCATGCTGCTTTTTCCGTGTACATCGGTGAGTACTACGTCTATGGCGGTATGCACGAGCGGATGATCCCAACTTAAAAACTGTACGTTTTCCAGCGTGGTGGCAACACGGCGCTTGTAAGTAACCGTCATACCTTCTGGGTCAAGACCTGGAAGCTGGCTCACCATCGACTCGGTTGGCATAAGAATAAAGCAGTCATTGCCTTTTTCATCCTGCTGAACACCAATAGCATCGAATACGCGCCCCATAAAGCGCGACAAATCTTGTTCGCTATCAAGGGTAATGATGTCTTCAAGCAGTTGTTCTACACGGCCCTCTCCCGAAGCATTAAGCTCTAGAAGCCGATCGCGACCGGCTTCTAGCTGCGCTACGAGCTGGCTATTAAGCGTAACACTCATGTTCACTAGCTCGTCACGGGCGCTCATATCGTCAGGGTGCAAGCACGCACCAATAAGCAAAGGCTTAACGTCGTCGAACACGCCAGAGCCAGTCGGACAGGTTTTTTCGAAGGCATTAAGCCCTTCGTGATACCAATCTAGTAATACGTGCTGCGCGGTTTTCGCTAAATACGGCACGTGAATTTGTACGGTCTGGGTTTGGCCAATACGGTCAAGACGACCAATACGTTGTTCAAGCAGGTCTGGCGTAATAGGCAAGTCGAACAATACTAAGTGGTGAGCGAACTGGAAGTTACGGCCTTCGCTGCCTATTTCGCTACACAGTAGAATTTGTGCGCCGTCTTCCTCATCAGCAAAATAATGGGCCGCCTTGTCGCGCTCAACAATGCTCATGCCTTCGTGGAATACACTATGGCGAATACCGGTTTGCGTGCGAATAACCTCACCTAACTCTTGCGCTGTACGGGCGCTTGCGCAAATAAGCAGAATCTTTTCTGGCTTAACGCTTTGCATGAAATCAAGCAGCCATTCAACGCGCGGGTCATGCTTGGTCCAGCTGTTAACCACGCTTGCCATACGTTCAGGATACAGTGAATAGGTTAGGTCGCCGCCGCTCACGGCATCTGAATAAACCTCAGGCAAAGCTAATTCGTACGCGCTTAATTTACGCTCCGGAAAGCCTTCAATATTGGCGCGGCGGTTTCTAAACAACATACGACCTGTACCGTGACAATCAATAAGTTGATGCAGCAGCGCGTGGCGATTTTCCGGCGAGCTTAAATCACCCGCATGTTCCATAACGTCAGGCGCGAATTCAGCGAGTTTGCCGCGCTGTTTGTCGTTAGGCTCGGCGTCTGAAAGTAATGGTGCTACCGCATCGGCCAGTTGGCTGTATTTCGATTCTTCATCTAAAAATGCGTCGTAGCTATGGAAGCGGGCTGGGTCGAGCAGGCGCAAGCGGGCAAAGTGGCTTTCATGACCAAGTTGATCAGGCGTTGCGGTAAGTAATAACACGCCAGGTGTTTGATTGGCTAGCGCTTCCACACACAGGTATTCGGCAGATGGCGATTCGCTTGACCATGCAAGGTGATGGGCTTCATCAACAACCATTAAATCCCATCCTGCAGCTTGAATTTGCTGCTGGCGTTTTTCGCTCTTGCTTAGGAAGTCGATACTGCAAAGTACCAGCTGGTCGTTTTCAAATGGATTCACAGCGCTCGCGTCAGACGTTTCGTCATCGTCTAAGCCTTCACTCTTCTCTATTGCTTCGCAACGACTCTCATCGTAAATGGCAAAAGGAAGGTTAACGCGGCGAAGCATTTCAACAAGCCATTGGTGCATTAGCGAGTCTGGAACCAAAATAAGCACGCGCTCTGCACGGCCAGTTTTAAGCTGCTGGTGAATAATTAACGCGGCTTCAATGGTTTTACCAAGACCTACTTCATCGGCCAGCAATACCCGAGGTGCATGTCTGCCGCCTACCTCTGACGCAATGTGGAGTTGGTGCGGAATAAGCGATATGCGCGCACCTGAAAGGCCAATAGTATTTGAACGCAGGTAATCGTATTGATGATCTAGGGCACGTTCACGCAAGTCGAACCATTTAGGGTTGTCTAGCTGCTGACTAAACAGGCGCTTTTCAGGTTGGTTTAAGCGAATGTGGCTGTCTAGCATGGTTTCAGGTAATCGCGCCTGCGCTTTGGTGTCTTCGCGAAGCCCGTGATAGATAAGCAAGCCTTGGCTCTCTTCTTTTTCAGTAATGGTCATTTCCCAGCCATCTTGGCTTTTGACCGTTTCGCCAATTTCAAAAATTAGTCGCGTAAGCGGCGCATCTTGCTTTGTGTATTTTCGCGCTTCGCCTGTTGCTGGATACAACACTTCTACTGAACGGAAGTCACTACCAATAACGACACCTAACCCCAGCTCTATTTCTGTGTTGCTTAA
It contains:
- a CDS encoding sulfite exporter TauE/SafE family protein, which translates into the protein MDPFVVIIVSCLALGSVVGILAGMLGIGGGLIIVPALSYLLIHFLGMTTETVMPVAIATSLSTIIFTGMSSARAHYQLGNIQLNIVLYTGLGIAFGAFAGAQVASHISGELLKNVFAVLVILIALQMIFGKQKASNNEASKGALAAVGGGAGLLSALMGIGGGALLVPALVWFRVNVRAAIGCAAFCGLVIAVFGTTSFVVTGWGETDVPEYSMGYVYLPATAGIVATSMFTANIGAKLGQRVNVRVLKAMLACLLVLVSIRMILGIE
- the lgt gene encoding prolipoprotein diacylglyceryl transferase yields the protein MEQSSYLVFPSIDPVIFSIGPLSVRWYGLMYLVGFIAAYLLAQKRLSQTNWSREQLSDLLFWSFVGVILGGRIGYVLFYQFGMFLDDPLYLFRIWAGGMSFHGGLLGVLAALFWRAKCMNTTFLRLGDFVAPLVPIGLGAGRIGNFLNAELWGRSTDVPWAVIFPNAGNVPRHPSQLYEFALEGVLLFIILWLYSAKKRPVGAVSGLFLLGYGSFRFIVEYFREPDAHIGLYQMGLSQGQLLCLPMIALGIGLIVRAYMRGKDHVEQQKI
- a CDS encoding thymidylate synthase, with translation MKEYLALMRHVRDTGVKKEDRTGTGTLSVFGYQMRFNLQEGFPLVTTKKCHLKSIIHELLWFLKGETNIAYLKDHGVSIWDEWATEEGELGPVYGHQWRSWDRGDGTSVDQIAEVVEQIKNNPDSRRLIVSGWNPAVLPDTNYSPKENAAMGKQALPPCHTLFQFYVLDGKLSCQLYQRSGDIFLGVPFNIASYALLTMMMAQVCDLEPGDFIHTLGDAHLYSNHLEQVDLQLSREPFARPTMEINPKVKDIFGFSYDDFTLKNYQSHPHIKAPVAI
- a CDS encoding response regulator, with the translated sequence MSTPVLICDDSGFARRQMARSIPDEWDVAISFAENGQQALDLIRQGKGDVVFLDLNMPVMDGYQTMEAIRQNDLPCLVIVVSGDVQEKARERMLGLGALDFIRKPIDNQKLTHILSSYGLYNGEGHASDETHSDAANVNISLADKLDACREMVNVAMGRAGENLAQLLGEFIDLPIPNLNLIESNELSMAIAEINRNDSVSAVSKGFVSNGISGEAIVIFNDTNSQNIVELLKYPTDDASEKFALEALMDVSNILIGACLNGLSEQLRVTFSHTHPVLLGRHQGLSTLLSDNVQQWGKLMAIEIGYAVKAKDIAFDLLLLFPGDAMHHIYTRLLNEGTERG
- a CDS encoding GGDEF domain-containing protein, with the protein product MFQITPAEGGTTQTASAVIPDGLLDSIEVGIAVIDKNFSVEIWNKFLENHSGKHASGIVGDSLFKHFSDIDENWLRSKVEPVFNLNSPVFIIWEQRPYLFKFSCNRPVTCAAQYMYQNVTMFPIANASGEVERFCMLVYDVTEQALGKLGMAHLNQELKIASRIDGLTGLYNRRYWQERFDEVYKLCQRRDKPSTAVMLDIDHFKRINDTYGHQAGDKVIKMLAALIKRCVRETDLAGRYGGEEFAIILTDSTVENAKSVAERIRVLAQRLVVEHEEQQISFTVSLGLAQFDKKSQSAMAWLEEADQALYEAKENGRNQSCIK